One Parasphingorhabdus cellanae genomic region harbors:
- a CDS encoding FecCD family ABC transporter permease has protein sequence MTAFRLNGLLAIGLVAAMLLSLMAGKVWVAPAMWWSDDLSGLIIMELRIPRTILGAAIGAGLGMAGAAMQGYLRNPLADPGVFGVSSSAALGAVTSLYFGYAMTAWLLPAFALIGAAIGMGLLAMLAGRSGSLILFTLAGVIIASLAGALTSLMISLAPTPFATSEIVTWLMGALTDRSWDDVKLAVPLIALGMLFLMATGKSLDALTLGEDAARSMGVNVLRLQGLAVIGVGLTVGASVAVAGIIGFVGLIVPHLVRPFAGHQPSAVMLPSALAGALLVVAADSGVRILPSVSELRLGIAMSLLGAPFFMMLLFKMHRELA, from the coding sequence TGGTCTTTTGGCGATTGGGCTTGTTGCGGCGATGCTGCTTTCTTTAATGGCAGGCAAGGTGTGGGTCGCGCCTGCCATGTGGTGGAGCGATGATTTGAGCGGGCTCATCATCATGGAGCTGCGCATTCCGCGAACGATTTTAGGGGCTGCAATCGGGGCGGGTCTGGGCATGGCGGGTGCGGCGATGCAGGGGTATTTGCGCAATCCGCTGGCCGATCCCGGGGTTTTCGGCGTGTCGAGCAGCGCGGCATTGGGCGCGGTGACATCGCTTTATTTTGGATATGCAATGACCGCATGGCTTTTGCCGGCCTTTGCGTTAATCGGCGCCGCTATAGGCATGGGGCTTCTGGCCATGCTTGCCGGGCGTTCGGGCAGTTTGATCCTATTCACTCTTGCCGGGGTGATTATCGCCAGTCTTGCCGGGGCGCTGACGTCTTTGATGATCAGTTTGGCCCCCACGCCATTTGCGACTAGCGAAATAGTAACCTGGCTGATGGGCGCGCTGACCGATCGCAGCTGGGATGATGTGAAGTTGGCGGTGCCGCTGATCGCATTGGGCATGCTGTTTTTAATGGCCACCGGAAAGTCACTGGACGCTTTGACATTGGGGGAGGATGCCGCCCGGTCCATGGGCGTCAATGTACTTCGCCTGCAAGGGCTGGCCGTGATCGGAGTAGGGCTGACCGTCGGTGCATCTGTGGCCGTGGCCGGCATTATTGGTTTTGTTGGTCTGATCGTTCCCCATCTGGTGCGTCCGTTTGCCGGGCATCAACCATCCGCCGTAATGTTGCCATCGGCACTGGCCGGAGCGTTGCTGGTCGTTGCGGCGGACAGCGGTGTGCGCATTTTGCCGAGTGTTAGCGAATTGCGGCTGGGCATCGCTATGTCCTTGCTCGGCGCGCCATTTTTCATGATGCTATTGTTCAAAATGCATCGGGAGCTGGCATAA
- a CDS encoding ABC transporter ATP-binding protein, whose translation MLLSFENLTLTLRGREILRGVSGQFEPGKVTVILGANGAGKSSLLSCLVGLREPQSGSVTLDDRPLLSLDNRERGRAIGLLPQRPDIHWNVDVKTIVGLGRLPHSGRWGMSAADHEAVVKAMAATDCTDLADRKAMRLSGGEQGRVLLARVLAGEPQWLLADEPLASLDPAHQFDVLERLKSYAIAGNGVIVVLHDLTQAARFADNIIVLKEGAILASGPREEVMTAAIMGQAYGVEVQIGISDRGNPWWFRFGVCDNLGANRNGHRDE comes from the coding sequence ATGTTGCTCTCCTTTGAAAATCTGACTCTCACGCTGCGCGGGCGGGAAATATTAAGAGGCGTGAGCGGACAGTTTGAACCGGGCAAAGTTACCGTCATATTGGGCGCCAATGGCGCGGGTAAGAGCAGCCTGCTATCCTGTCTTGTCGGTCTGCGCGAACCGCAAAGCGGATCGGTGACATTGGATGATCGCCCTCTATTGTCGCTGGACAATCGCGAACGCGGCCGGGCCATCGGGCTATTGCCGCAGCGCCCCGATATTCACTGGAATGTGGATGTTAAAACCATCGTAGGGTTGGGGCGGCTGCCCCATTCCGGCCGCTGGGGCATGAGCGCGGCGGATCATGAAGCCGTGGTCAAGGCAATGGCAGCGACAGATTGCACCGATCTTGCGGATCGCAAGGCGATGCGCCTGTCCGGCGGCGAACAGGGTCGGGTATTGCTGGCCCGCGTACTGGCCGGTGAACCGCAATGGTTATTGGCTGACGAGCCGCTGGCAAGCCTGGACCCCGCGCATCAATTTGATGTTCTGGAGCGTCTGAAATCCTATGCCATCGCTGGAAATGGTGTGATTGTGGTGTTGCATGATCTGACCCAGGCGGCGCGCTTTGCGGATAATATCATCGTGCTGAAAGAAGGCGCAATTCTGGCCTCTGGACCGCGCGAAGAGGTTATGACGGCGGCAATCATGGGGCAGGCTTATGGGGTGGAGGTGCAAATTGGCATCAGCGATAGGGGGAACCCTTGGTGGTTCCGGTTCGGCGTTTGTGACAATTTGGGAGCCAATCGTAACGGCCATCGGGATGAATAG